The following DNA comes from Terriglobales bacterium.
GTGGCTCAAGCTGAAGCGCGAGTTGGCCACGCTCGACGTAGTGGTCACCGCCGCCGAGTACGGCCACGGCAAGCGCGCCGGCGTATTGAGTGACGTCACCTTCGCGGTGCGCGACGGCGAGCGGCTGCTCAACGTCGGCAAGGCGTACTCCGGCTTGACCGACGGCGAAATTGCCGAGCTGACGCAATGGTTCGTGGAGCACACGCTGACGGATGAAGGCCGGCGGCGGCAGGTGGAGCCGAAGATGGTGCTGGAAGTCGCCTTCAACGCCGTGATGCGCTCCGACCGGCACGAGAGCGGCTACGCGTTGCGCTTTCCGCGCATCCTGCGCATCCGCAACGACAAGTCTGCGGGAGAGATCGACACGCTCGAGCGCGTGCGAGAGATCTTTGAGAAGCAGCGTCGGCCTTAGGCGCATCTGCGCCTCTTCGGCGGGTCGGGATGACAATCGAAGAACCTGGGTTGACGAGAGCCGCTAACCCTTTCACACTCTTCGTGTCATGAAAAAACTGCGTGTGGGAGTTCTATTCGGAGGTCGCAGCGGCGAGCATGAGGTCTCGCTTCTCTCCGCCGCCTCGGTGATCGAAGCCATCGACAAGGAGAAGTACGAGGTCGTGCCCATCGGCATCACCAAGGAAGGCCGGTGGGTGGCGGCGGCGCATGCCGAGCGCCTGCTGCGCAGCCACGCAACCACGGGCGAGGAGCGGCACTTGCGCGCGGGCGATCCTGCAGCCACTGCGCCGGCGGCAGTGCTGGCCAAGGGCGAAGGCGTCATCGTGCCTCCCGTGCCGGGCGAAAGGCCGAGTTCGCTGGTCCCTTTCGAGAGCGATGCGCCGGCGGCGCGCGCCGCCGCACACGCCGTCAGCGTGGACGTCATCTTTCCCGTGCTGCACGGCACGTTCGGCGAGGACGGAACGGTGCAAGGCCTGCTCGAACTGGCGGATATCCCCTACGTGGGCGCCGGCGTGGTGGGTTCGGCCTGTGGCATGGACAAGGACGTGATGAAGCGCCTGTTCGCCGCGGCCAAGCTGCCGATTGTGCGTCACGTCACCCTGCTGCGCGGCGACTGGGAGCGCGCCCCCAACCACGTGCACCGCATCATCGAAAAGCGGCTCAAGTATCCGATGTTTGTGAAGCCGGCGAATCTGGGCTCCTCGGTGGGCATCTCCAAGGTGCACAGCGCCGCCGAACTCAAGGGGGCCATCGACCTGGCCGGCTCGTTCGATCGCAAGATCATCGTCGAGCAGGGCGTGGGCGGGAAGAAGGGCAAGGCGCGGGAGATCGAGTGCTCGGTGCTGGGCAACGACCATCCCGAAGCCTCCATCGCCGGTGAGATCGTGCCCGCCAAGGAGTTCTACGACTACGACGCCAAGTATCTCGATGAAGGCTCGGAGCTGCTTATCCCGGCGCGTATCTCCAAGCGCCAGCAGAAGCAGGTGCAGCAACTGGCGGTGCGCGCCTTCCGCGCCGTGGATTGCGCCGGCCTGGCGCGCGTGGATTTCCTCATGGACCCGAAGAGCGGCAAGATCTACGTCAACGAGATCAACACCATGCCGGGGTTCACCTCCATCAGCATGTATCCCAAACTGTGGGCGGCCACCGGACTGACCTATGCGGACCTCATCAACCGCCTGATCGAACTCGGCCTGGAACGTCACGCCGAAAAGAAGCAGAACCGCTACAGCCGCTGAGGGGGAGGCAAGCGTGGCCGGAATCAACACCAAGCGCGTTCTTCTGGGCGGCCTGGTGGCCGGACTGATCAGCAATGTCAGCGGTCTTCTGCTGGCGCACTTCTTTCTTGCCGGAGACGTGCGCGCGCTGCTCGAACGGCTGAATGTCCAACTCGGCCTGGGCACTGCGTTGCTGCATCTTGGGATGCGCTTTGGCGTGGGTATAAGCCTGGTCTGGTTGTACACCGCCATTCGTCCCCGCTTCGGTCCCGGGCCCCGCACCGCGGCGCTCGCCGGCCTGGCCCTGTGGTTCTTCACTTACGCCTTTTCGCTCCTGGGTATCGCCCCCTACGGCCTCTATCCAGCGAGCACGCTGGTGATGGGCGCGGTGTGGGGCCTCGGAGAACTCCAGCTGGCAGCGCTGGCAGGCGCGTATCTCTACCGCGAGTAGGGCACACGGAGCAGGCGTCCTCGTGATTTTTCAAGAAGGGAAGAGCAAAAAGCTTGCAACCTCTTCCCTTGGGCTATAATCTAACTAACTGGTTAATTAAATGACGCTTCGCGCACACCCCGCCCGCCGCCGCCCGGCCCGACCCGGCCGCCGCGGCGACTCCGAACAGACCCGCGCTGCCATCCTCAAGGCGGCTCTGGAGGAGTTTGCCCAGGAAGGGTTGGCCGGCGCCCGCATCGACCACATTGCCCGCGCCGCCCGCGTCAACAAGGCGCTGCTCTACTACTACTTTCACGACAAGGAAGCTCTCTACGGCGCCACCCTGGAGCACGTGTTTTCTGGTCTTGCCGAACGCCTGCAAGGCGTTCTGGAGAAGGACTTGCCTCCGCGGGAAATGATCCTTGCCCTGGCGGGGACACATTTTGACTACATTGCGGCGTCGCCCATCTATCCGCGCGTGGTGCAGCGGGAACTGATGCGCGCCGGGCGTAGCGGTTCGCCCCACATCCAGAGGATCTATGAGCGTTACCTCGCCCCGCTGAAGCAGAGGCTGGTGCTGTTATTCGCCGACGGCATCGGGCGCGGCGACTTCCGTCGCGTCCATCCCCTGCATTTCTTTTTCTCCATCATTGCCATGAACGTCTTCTATTTCAGCAGCCTGCCGATGCTGCGCCTGTTGCTGGGCGGGGATCCGCTGGAGCCGGAGCAGGTGGCGACGCGGCGCGCCGCCGTGCTCGACTTTGTGGCCGCGGCGCTGTTCACCGCGCCCCGTGAGGCGCCGGTGTCGATCGGCCAAAGGAGCGACGCATCGTGAACGCCGCCAAGAAATTCGGTATCGCCATGGGCGGCCTGATGATCGCCGCCATCGTCTACTACTTCCTGACGGTCGAGCGCTCCCGCGATCTGGTGCTGATCGGCACCGTGGACTCCAACCAGGTGGTGGTGAGCGCGCGCATCGGTGGACGCATTGAGAAGCTGCCCGTGGACGAAGGTACGGAGGTCAAAGCGGGCGACCTGATCGCGCAACTCGACACCGCGGAACTGGAAGCCCAGCTTCGCGCCTTCGAAGCCGGCACGGCCAGCATGCGCTCTCAGGTTTCCGCATCGCGGGCGCGCGAGGAGCTGGCTTCGGGCGAGACCTCGAGCGCCGTACGCGCGGCCCAGGCGCAACTGGACGCGGCCCGGGCGCAACTGGCGGAGGCCCGCGCCGACCTGGAACGCGTACGCCTGGACAACGAACGCATCGTGGCCCTGGCGAACGCCGGAGTCGCCTCCGAGCAGGACCGCGATCGTTCCGTGCAGGCGCTGAAAGCGGCGCAGGCGCGGATGGCGTCGCTCGAGGACCAGGTGCGCGCCGCTCAGGCGGAGGTGAACGCGGCCCAGGCGCGCACACACGAGGCTCACGCCGCCACCTCGACCGTCTATGCCACCCGCGCGCAGGCGGAGCAGGCCGCGGCCCAGGCTCTGGAAACACGCACGCGCCTGGGCTACACGCGCGTGACCGCGCCGCTCGACGGAACGGTCTCCGTGCGGGTAGCCCGTGAAGGGGAAGTGGTGGCTGCCGGCCAGCCCATCGTCACCGTCGTGGATCTGAATGACACCTGGGTGCGCGCCGGCCTGCCGGAAACCCAGGCCACGCGCATCGGCATCGGGGACATGCTCAAGGTCCGGCTGCCTTCGGGTGAAACGGTCGAAGGCCGGGTGATTTTCAAGTCTACGGAGAGCGACTTTGCCACCCAGCGCGACGTCAGCCGTTCCAAGCGCGACATCAGGACGGTGGTGCTGAAGGTTCGCGTGGACAACTCCCGCAAGACGCTGGTACCGGGCATGACCGCCGAGGTGCTGGTCCCCGCCGACAAGCTGCCCGGTCGCAGCATGGCGCGCCAATGAACACCTTCGTCAAACCGCGCAACGGCAAGCCGAACGGCGGGGTTAGTGGTCCTCCGGCCATCGAGGTGGAGCACATCGTCAAGAAATACGGTGACTTCGCGGCCGTCGATGACGTGACGTTCTCGGTGGGCGAGGGTGAGATTTTCGGCCTGCTGGGTCCGAATGGTGCAGGCAAGTCCACCCTCATCCGCATGATGACCACGCTGTTGCCCATCACTTCCGGTTCGGCGAGGGTGGGCGGCTATGACGTGGGCAAGAAGGCCAACCAGGCGCGGCGGCTGATCGGAGTCATCCCGCAGGCTTCCACCAGCGACATCGACCTGACGGTGGAAGAAAACCTCAGCATCTACGCCAAGCTCTACGGCGTGCCCGCGGAGGAGCGGCGGCGCTCCATCGAGGAGCTGCTGGAGCTGGTGGACCTCACCAAGTGGCGCCACCACGCGGCCAAGAACCTTTCCGGCGGCATGCGGCGGCGGCTGGAGATCGCCCGCGGGCTGGTGCATCGTCCCAAGATCTTTTTTCTCGACGAGCCCACTACCGGCCTCGACCCGGTGTCGCGCGTGGCGGTCTGGGAAATGATTAC
Coding sequences within:
- a CDS encoding D-alanine--D-alanine ligase family protein, with protein sequence MKKLRVGVLFGGRSGEHEVSLLSAASVIEAIDKEKYEVVPIGITKEGRWVAAAHAERLLRSHATTGEERHLRAGDPAATAPAAVLAKGEGVIVPPVPGERPSSLVPFESDAPAARAAAHAVSVDVIFPVLHGTFGEDGTVQGLLELADIPYVGAGVVGSACGMDKDVMKRLFAAAKLPIVRHVTLLRGDWERAPNHVHRIIEKRLKYPMFVKPANLGSSVGISKVHSAAELKGAIDLAGSFDRKIIVEQGVGGKKGKAREIECSVLGNDHPEASIAGEIVPAKEFYDYDAKYLDEGSELLIPARISKRQQKQVQQLAVRAFRAVDCAGLARVDFLMDPKSGKIYVNEINTMPGFTSISMYPKLWAATGLTYADLINRLIELGLERHAEKKQNRYSR
- a CDS encoding TetR/AcrR family transcriptional regulator → MTLRAHPARRRPARPGRRGDSEQTRAAILKAALEEFAQEGLAGARIDHIARAARVNKALLYYYFHDKEALYGATLEHVFSGLAERLQGVLEKDLPPREMILALAGTHFDYIAASPIYPRVVQRELMRAGRSGSPHIQRIYERYLAPLKQRLVLLFADGIGRGDFRRVHPLHFFFSIIAMNVFYFSSLPMLRLLLGGDPLEPEQVATRRAAVLDFVAAALFTAPREAPVSIGQRSDAS
- a CDS encoding efflux RND transporter periplasmic adaptor subunit, translated to MNAAKKFGIAMGGLMIAAIVYYFLTVERSRDLVLIGTVDSNQVVVSARIGGRIEKLPVDEGTEVKAGDLIAQLDTAELEAQLRAFEAGTASMRSQVSASRAREELASGETSSAVRAAQAQLDAARAQLAEARADLERVRLDNERIVALANAGVASEQDRDRSVQALKAAQARMASLEDQVRAAQAEVNAAQARTHEAHAATSTVYATRAQAEQAAAQALETRTRLGYTRVTAPLDGTVSVRVAREGEVVAAGQPIVTVVDLNDTWVRAGLPETQATRIGIGDMLKVRLPSGETVEGRVIFKSTESDFATQRDVSRSKRDIRTVVLKVRVDNSRKTLVPGMTAEVLVPADKLPGRSMARQ
- a CDS encoding ATP-binding cassette domain-containing protein gives rise to the protein MNTFVKPRNGKPNGGVSGPPAIEVEHIVKKYGDFAAVDDVTFSVGEGEIFGLLGPNGAGKSTLIRMMTTLLPITSGSARVGGYDVGKKANQARRLIGVIPQASTSDIDLTVEENLSIYAKLYGVPAEERRRSIEELLELVDLTKWRHHAAKNLSGGMRRRLEIARGLVHRPKIFFLDEPTTGLDPVSRVAVWEMITRIKEEQNLTVLLTTHYMDEADRLCDRIAIVDRGKLVALDTPQQLKDSVPGSDVIEVQFSHMPENFEQRLEKLGKVHSVHHEGGGFFRIHSDEGSLTTTELVGMTLAEGVEVKSLSVQHTTLDDVFVHYTGRQLRDEAVKAYAYTGAIFR